One Glycine soja cultivar W05 chromosome 2, ASM419377v2, whole genome shotgun sequence genomic region harbors:
- the LOC114387314 gene encoding probable ureide permease A3 isoform X2, which translates to MASKEFSGLCSLAPSLSESILCTTGLKMYMLESKGGAIACMFLSLFFLGTWPALLTMLERRGRLPQHTYLDYSITNFLAALLIAFTLGGIGKGTHDQPNFLVQLAQDNWPSVLFAMGGGLFLSLGNLSCQYAFAFVGLSVTEVITASITVVIGTTLNYFLDDKINKAEILFPGVGCFLIAVFLGSAVHSSNAADNKAKLSNFTGDYKNGDTSLKDGDIVKSKDLEGGSSSADNVEAGTAVFLMELEEKRAIKVFGKSTLIGLFLTFFAGLCFSMFSPAFNIATNDQWNTLRKGVPHLTVYTAFFYFSVSCFVIAMILNITFLYHPVLNLPKSSFKAYLADSDGRVWAMLAGLLCGFGNGLQFMGGQAAGYAAADAVQALPLVSTFWGVVLFGEYRKSSRRTYILLGSMLFMFIVAVAVLMASSGQRTSTAKE; encoded by the exons ATGGCTTCCAAG GAGTTCTCTGGTCTTTGCTCCTTGGCTCCTTCACTATCTGAGAGCATTTTGTGCACTACTGGGTTGAAAATGTATATGCTGGAGAGCAAAGGAGGTGCCATAGCATGCATGTTCTTGTCTCTTTTCTTCTTGGGGACATGGCCTGCTCTTTTGACTATGTTAGAAAGGCGTGGTCGTCTTCCTCAGCATACCTACCTTGATTACTCAATCACCAATTTCTTGGCTGCTTTACTCATTGCTTTTACACTTGGTGGGATAGGCAAGGGCACACATGATCAGCCAAATTTCTTAGTTCAACTTGCTCAG GATAACTGGCCCTCCGTTCTTTTCGCAATGGGGGGTGGTTTGTTCCTTAGCCTTGGGAATCTGTCCTGCCAATATGCATTTGCTTTTGTTGGGCTATCGGTTACTGAAGTGATCACGGCAAGCATAACTGTTGTCATAG GCACAACCTTGAATTACTTTTTGGATGACAAAATCAACAAAGCTGAGATCCTTTTCCCAGGAGTTGGTTGCTTTCTGATTGCAGTTTTTCTAGGTTCTGCTGTTCATTCATCTAATGCTGCTGATAATAAAGCAAAGCTCAGCAATTTCACCGGTGATTATAAAAATGGAGACAC CTCTTTGAAGGATGGAGATATAG ttAAATCAAAAGACCTCGAGGGTGGAAGTAGTTCTGCAGACAATGTTGAAGCAGGAACTGCAGTTTTCCTCATGGAGCTTGAGGAAAAAAGAGCTATTAAG GTTTTTGGAAAGAGCACTTTGATTGGATTGTTTCTAACTTTCTTTGCTGGACTTTGCTTCTCTATGTTCTCACCAGCATTCAACATAGCAACAAATGACCAATGGAATACGTTGAGAAAAGGGGTTCCCCATTTGACAGTTTAtactgccttcttctatttttcagTCTCTTGTTTTGTTATTGCCATGATTCTAAACATCACCTTCCTCTACCACCCTGTCCTAAACCTACCCAAGTCATCATTTAAGGCTTATTTGGCGGACTCAGATGGCAGAGTCTGGGCCATGTTGGCTGGTTTGCTTTGTGGGTTTGGGAATGGTCTCCAATTTATGGGTGGTCAAGCTGCAGGATATGCAGCAGCAGATGCAGTCCAG GCACTTCCACTTGTAAGCACTTTTTGGGGCGTGGTTCTGTTTGGGGAGTACAGAAAATCATCAAGAAGAACATATATACTGCTAGGGAGTATGTTGTTTATGTTTATTGTGGCTGTTGCTGTGCTAATGGCATCATCAGGGCAAAGAACCAGCACTGCCAAGGAATAA
- the LOC114387314 gene encoding probable ureide permease A3 isoform X1 has translation MASKEFSGLCSLAPSLSESILCTTGLKMYMLESKGGAIACMFLSLFFLGTWPALLTMLERRGRLPQHTYLDYSITNFLAALLIAFTLGGIGKGTHDQPNFLVQLAQDNWPSVLFAMGGGLFLSLGNLSCQYAFAFVGLSVTEVITASITVVIGTTLNYFLDDKINKAEILFPGVGCFLIAVFLGSAVHSSNAADNKAKLSNFTGDYKNGDTSSLKDGDIVKSKDLEGGSSSADNVEAGTAVFLMELEEKRAIKVFGKSTLIGLFLTFFAGLCFSMFSPAFNIATNDQWNTLRKGVPHLTVYTAFFYFSVSCFVIAMILNITFLYHPVLNLPKSSFKAYLADSDGRVWAMLAGLLCGFGNGLQFMGGQAAGYAAADAVQALPLVSTFWGVVLFGEYRKSSRRTYILLGSMLFMFIVAVAVLMASSGQRTSTAKE, from the exons ATGGCTTCCAAG GAGTTCTCTGGTCTTTGCTCCTTGGCTCCTTCACTATCTGAGAGCATTTTGTGCACTACTGGGTTGAAAATGTATATGCTGGAGAGCAAAGGAGGTGCCATAGCATGCATGTTCTTGTCTCTTTTCTTCTTGGGGACATGGCCTGCTCTTTTGACTATGTTAGAAAGGCGTGGTCGTCTTCCTCAGCATACCTACCTTGATTACTCAATCACCAATTTCTTGGCTGCTTTACTCATTGCTTTTACACTTGGTGGGATAGGCAAGGGCACACATGATCAGCCAAATTTCTTAGTTCAACTTGCTCAG GATAACTGGCCCTCCGTTCTTTTCGCAATGGGGGGTGGTTTGTTCCTTAGCCTTGGGAATCTGTCCTGCCAATATGCATTTGCTTTTGTTGGGCTATCGGTTACTGAAGTGATCACGGCAAGCATAACTGTTGTCATAG GCACAACCTTGAATTACTTTTTGGATGACAAAATCAACAAAGCTGAGATCCTTTTCCCAGGAGTTGGTTGCTTTCTGATTGCAGTTTTTCTAGGTTCTGCTGTTCATTCATCTAATGCTGCTGATAATAAAGCAAAGCTCAGCAATTTCACCGGTGATTATAAAAATGGAGACAC CAGCTCTTTGAAGGATGGAGATATAG ttAAATCAAAAGACCTCGAGGGTGGAAGTAGTTCTGCAGACAATGTTGAAGCAGGAACTGCAGTTTTCCTCATGGAGCTTGAGGAAAAAAGAGCTATTAAG GTTTTTGGAAAGAGCACTTTGATTGGATTGTTTCTAACTTTCTTTGCTGGACTTTGCTTCTCTATGTTCTCACCAGCATTCAACATAGCAACAAATGACCAATGGAATACGTTGAGAAAAGGGGTTCCCCATTTGACAGTTTAtactgccttcttctatttttcagTCTCTTGTTTTGTTATTGCCATGATTCTAAACATCACCTTCCTCTACCACCCTGTCCTAAACCTACCCAAGTCATCATTTAAGGCTTATTTGGCGGACTCAGATGGCAGAGTCTGGGCCATGTTGGCTGGTTTGCTTTGTGGGTTTGGGAATGGTCTCCAATTTATGGGTGGTCAAGCTGCAGGATATGCAGCAGCAGATGCAGTCCAG GCACTTCCACTTGTAAGCACTTTTTGGGGCGTGGTTCTGTTTGGGGAGTACAGAAAATCATCAAGAAGAACATATATACTGCTAGGGAGTATGTTGTTTATGTTTATTGTGGCTGTTGCTGTGCTAATGGCATCATCAGGGCAAAGAACCAGCACTGCCAAGGAATAA
- the LOC114387314 gene encoding probable ureide permease A3 isoform X3 yields the protein MYMLESKGGAIACMFLSLFFLGTWPALLTMLERRGRLPQHTYLDYSITNFLAALLIAFTLGGIGKGTHDQPNFLVQLAQDNWPSVLFAMGGGLFLSLGNLSCQYAFAFVGLSVTEVITASITVVIGTTLNYFLDDKINKAEILFPGVGCFLIAVFLGSAVHSSNAADNKAKLSNFTGDYKNGDTSSLKDGDIVKSKDLEGGSSSADNVEAGTAVFLMELEEKRAIKVFGKSTLIGLFLTFFAGLCFSMFSPAFNIATNDQWNTLRKGVPHLTVYTAFFYFSVSCFVIAMILNITFLYHPVLNLPKSSFKAYLADSDGRVWAMLAGLLCGFGNGLQFMGGQAAGYAAADAVQALPLVSTFWGVVLFGEYRKSSRRTYILLGSMLFMFIVAVAVLMASSGQRTSTAKE from the exons ATGTATATGCTGGAGAGCAAAGGAGGTGCCATAGCATGCATGTTCTTGTCTCTTTTCTTCTTGGGGACATGGCCTGCTCTTTTGACTATGTTAGAAAGGCGTGGTCGTCTTCCTCAGCATACCTACCTTGATTACTCAATCACCAATTTCTTGGCTGCTTTACTCATTGCTTTTACACTTGGTGGGATAGGCAAGGGCACACATGATCAGCCAAATTTCTTAGTTCAACTTGCTCAG GATAACTGGCCCTCCGTTCTTTTCGCAATGGGGGGTGGTTTGTTCCTTAGCCTTGGGAATCTGTCCTGCCAATATGCATTTGCTTTTGTTGGGCTATCGGTTACTGAAGTGATCACGGCAAGCATAACTGTTGTCATAG GCACAACCTTGAATTACTTTTTGGATGACAAAATCAACAAAGCTGAGATCCTTTTCCCAGGAGTTGGTTGCTTTCTGATTGCAGTTTTTCTAGGTTCTGCTGTTCATTCATCTAATGCTGCTGATAATAAAGCAAAGCTCAGCAATTTCACCGGTGATTATAAAAATGGAGACAC CAGCTCTTTGAAGGATGGAGATATAG ttAAATCAAAAGACCTCGAGGGTGGAAGTAGTTCTGCAGACAATGTTGAAGCAGGAACTGCAGTTTTCCTCATGGAGCTTGAGGAAAAAAGAGCTATTAAG GTTTTTGGAAAGAGCACTTTGATTGGATTGTTTCTAACTTTCTTTGCTGGACTTTGCTTCTCTATGTTCTCACCAGCATTCAACATAGCAACAAATGACCAATGGAATACGTTGAGAAAAGGGGTTCCCCATTTGACAGTTTAtactgccttcttctatttttcagTCTCTTGTTTTGTTATTGCCATGATTCTAAACATCACCTTCCTCTACCACCCTGTCCTAAACCTACCCAAGTCATCATTTAAGGCTTATTTGGCGGACTCAGATGGCAGAGTCTGGGCCATGTTGGCTGGTTTGCTTTGTGGGTTTGGGAATGGTCTCCAATTTATGGGTGGTCAAGCTGCAGGATATGCAGCAGCAGATGCAGTCCAG GCACTTCCACTTGTAAGCACTTTTTGGGGCGTGGTTCTGTTTGGGGAGTACAGAAAATCATCAAGAAGAACATATATACTGCTAGGGAGTATGTTGTTTATGTTTATTGTGGCTGTTGCTGTGCTAATGGCATCATCAGGGCAAAGAACCAGCACTGCCAAGGAATAA
- the LOC114387348 gene encoding ureide permease 1-like: MYVVESKVGAIGCMLVSLFFLGTWPAVMTLLERRGRLPQHTYLDYTLTNLMAAVIIAFTFGQIGNAQPNFLSQLSQDNWPSVLFAMGGGVVLSVGNLSTQYAWAFVGLSVVEVITSSITVVIGTTLNYFLDDKINKAEILFPGVGCFLIAVCLGSAVHSSNTVDNKAKLSDYKDAAKGTSVTTFKETSEVESKDLEDGTHKAKAGTAAFLIELEKKRSIKVLGKSTFIGLAITFFAGVCFSLFSPAFNLATNDQWHTLKKGVHHLSVYTAFFYFSVSCFVIAIILNITFLYHPVLNLPKSSLKAYLSDWDGRGWAFLAGLLCGFGNGLQFMGGQAAGYAAADAVQALPLVSTFWGIVLFGEYRKSSRRTYVLLGSMLLMFVAAVAVLMASSGHRK; encoded by the exons ATGTATGTGGTGGAGAGCAAGGTGGGCGCCATAGGGTGCATGCTGGTGTCCCTCTTCTTCCTCGGGACATGGCCTGCTGTCATGACTCTGCTAGAAAGGCGCGGTCGTCTTCCTCAACACACCTACCTTGATTACACCCTCACCAACCTCATGGCTGCTGTTATCATTGCTTTCACCTTTGGTCAGATTGGCAACGCTCAACCCAACTTCTTGTCTCAGCTTTCTCAG GATAACTGGCCTTCTGTTCTGTTTGCCATGGGGGGTGGAGTGGTCCTTAGTGTTGGAAATTTGTCAACACAATATGCTTGGGCTTTTGTTGGTTTATCAGTTGTAGAAGTGATCACATCAAGCATAACTGTTGTTATAG GAACAACATTGAATTACTTTTTGGATGACAAGATCAACAAAGCCGAGATTCTTTTCCCAGGAGTTGGTTGCTTTTTGATTGCTGTTTGTCTAGGTTCTGCTGTTCATTCATCTAACACAGTTGACAATAAGGCCAAGCTCAGTGATTACAAAGATGCAGCTAA gGGCACTAGTGTAACCACTTTTAAAGAAACAAGTGAAG TTGAGTCGAAAGATCTAGAAGATGGAACACACAAAGCCAAAGCAGGAACTGCAGCTTTTCTTATAGAGCTTGAGAAAAAAAGATCTATTAAG GTGTTAGGGAAGAGCACTTTCATTGGATTGGCTATAACTTTCTTTGCTGGAGTTTGCTTCTCTCTATTCTCTCCAGCATTCAATTTGGCAACAAATGACCAATGGCACACTTTGAAGAAAGGGGTTCACCACTTGAGTGTTTACACTGCCTTCTTTTACTTTTCAGTCTCATGCTTTGTTATTGCCATCATTCTTAACATCACCTTCCTCTACCACCCTGTCTTAAACTTACCCAAGTCATCACTGAAGGCTTATTTGAGTGACTGGGATGGAAGAGGTTGGGCTTTCTTGGCTGGTCTACTTTGTGGCTTTGGGAATGGCCTCCAATTTATGGGAGGTCAAGCTGCAGGATATGCAGCAGCAGATGCTGTTCAA GCACTTCCACTAGTGAGTACCTTTTGGGGCATTGTTTTGTTTGGAGAGTACCGCAAATCATCAAGAAGAACATATGTGCTACTTGGGAGCATGTTGCTTATGTTTGTTGCGGCTGTTGCTGTATTAATGGCATCATCAGGGCATCGAAAATGA
- the LOC114387358 gene encoding pentatricopeptide repeat-containing protein At5g50280, chloroplastic-like encodes MSLSLIHHKPLSSSCIFYLHSSTSHHIHTLSKPFFLLHSKTLPSSLSLSASPSNSSPHSSTTPIPLPYLQEEEEEGHDPDEPNYNFFETSKWISSQDPQSEEKLYLEEDPHISWHLATDLDEESEMSLEKEEMGCFQKRELPEAEGIVGEIVELARNLPQNLTLEEALAEYEGRFSEKECWEVLEILGEEHLLLCCVCFFQWMSLQEPSLVTPRACTVLFPLLGKGGMGDEVMDLFRNLPSSDEFRDVHVYNATISGLLSSGRSEDAWKVYESMETENIHPDHMTCSIMVTVMRELGHSAKDAWQFFEKMNRKGVRWSEEVLGALINSFCVEGLRRQALIIQSEMEKKGVSSSAIVYNTLMDAFCKSNHIEAAEGLFVEMKAKGIKPIAATYNILMHAYSRRMQPKIVEKLLEEMQDVGLKPNATSYTCLIIAYGKQKNMSDMAAADAFLKMKKVGVKPTSQSYTALIHAYSVSGLHEKAYAAFENMQNEGIKPSIETYTTLLNAFRHAGDAQTLMEIWKLMISEKVEGTGATFNILVDGFAKQGLFMEAREVISEFGKVGLKPTVVTYNMLINAYARGGQHSKLPQLLKEMAVLKLKPDSVTYSTMIFAFVRVRDFRRAFFYHKQMIKSGQMMDGGSYQTLQALLETRPARKNKDWSSLLGIIKSKMGVKVRRQKDEFWKFKKRHVRKNSSDVSV; translated from the exons ATGTCTCTGAGCCTCATCCACCATAAACcactttcttcttcttgcatCTTCTACCTTCACTCTTCCACTTCACACCACATTCACACTCTTTCAAAACCCTTCTTCCTCTTACACTCCAAAACCCTCCCAtcatcactctctctctctgcatCACCATCTAATTCTTCCCCTCACTCTTCAACAACCCCCATTCCCCTCCCATATctccaagaagaagaagaagaaggccaTGACCCAGATGAACCAAACTACAATTTCTTCGAAACTAGCAAATGGATTTCCTCCCAAGACCCTCAAAGCGAAGAAAAATTGTACCTTGAGGAGGACCCTCACATCTCGTGGCACCTTGCCACGGACCTGGATGAAGAATCTGAAATGAGtttggagaaggaagaaatgggGTGTTTTCAAAAGAGGGAATTGCCTGAGGCTGAGGGAATTGTGGGAGAAATTGTTGAGCTTGCAAGGAACTTGcctcaaaatttgactcttgaGGAGGCATTGGCTGAGTATGAAGGAAGGTTCAGTGAAAAAGAGTGCTGGGAGGTTCTGGAAATTCTTGGGGAGGAGCACCTTCTGCTGTGTTGTGTGTGTTTCTTTCAGTGGATGAGTCTGCAGGAACCATCACTTGTTACTCCTAGGGCTTGTACTGTGCTGTTTCCCTTGTTGGGAAAAGGAGGCATGGGCGATGAGGTGATggatttgttcagaaacttgCCATCAAGCGATGAGTTCAGAGATGTTCATGTTTACAATGCCACAATTTCAGGTCTTCTGTCTAGTGGCAG GTCCGAAGATGCTTGGAAGGTGTATGAGTCAATGGAAACAGAGAATATTCATCCAGATCATATGACATGTTCTATTATGGTTACCGTTATGAGAGAACTTGGCCATAGTGCAAAAGATGCATGGcaattttttgagaaaatgaaCAGAAAAGGGGTCAGATGGAGTGAAGAAGTCTTAGGTGcattaataaattcattttgtGTTGAGGGTCTGAGGAGGCAAGCTCTCATCATCCAATCTGAAATGGAGAAAAAAGGGGTTTCTTCAAGTGCAATTGTGTACAACACTCTGATGGATGCATTTTGTAAATCCAACCACATAGAAGCAGCCGAAGGCCTTTTTGTTGAGATGAAAGCTAAAGGTATTAAACCTATTGCAGCTACCTACAACATCCTAATGCATGCATACAGCAGAAGAATGCAACCCAAGATTGTAGAAAAGCTATTGGAAGAAATGCAGGATGTTGGCTTGAAGCCAAATGCCACATCATATACTTGTCTAATCATTGCATATGGCAAGCAAAAGAATATGAGTGACATGGCTGCAGCCGATGCATTCTTGAAGATGAAGAAAGTTGGTGTAAAACCCACTTCACAGTCTTATACAGCACTGATCCATGCATATTCGGTTAGTGGCTTGCACGAGAAAGCTTATGCAGCATTTGAAAACATGCAAAACGAAGGTATTAAACCTTCCATAGAAACCTACACTACTTTACTAAATGCATTTAGGCATGCAGGTGATGCTCAAACATTAATGGAAATATGGAAGTTGATGATCAGTGAGAAAGTTGAAGGAACAGGGGCGACATTCAACATTCTTGTTGATGGTTTTGCGAAACAAGGTCTCTTCATGGAAGCAAGAGAGGTAATATCTGAATTTGGGAAAGTTGGATTGAAACCAACAGTGGTGACTTACAATATGCTGATAAATGCATACGCACGTGGAGGGCAACACTCAAAGCTGCCACAACTATTGAAAGAGATGGCAGTTCTTAAATTAAAACCCGATTCTGTAACTTATTCAACTATGATATTTGCCTTTGTCCGAGTTCGAGATTTTCGGCGggcatttttttatcacaagcAGATGATCAAGAGTGGGCAGATGATGGATGGTGGTTCATACCAGACGCTTCAGGCCCTTCTGGAGACCAGACCTGCACGGAAAAACAAGGATTGGAGTTCCTTGCTTGgtataattaaaagtaaaatgggTGTGAAAGTGAGGAGGCAGAAAGATGAGTTTTGGAAGTTCAAGAAAAGGCATGTAAGAAAAAATAGTTCTGATGTTAGTGTATAG